In Acidobacteriota bacterium, a single window of DNA contains:
- a CDS encoding glucose 1-dehydrogenase, with protein sequence MSTQDFFSLKSQNAIVTGGGQGIGEGIARRFAAAGARVAVLDLKEDLVRPVAESVGGMGVECDVSSASSVENAIGKVRRQLGPIDILVNNAGIAGRTLPLTELDEQDLDRVYAVNLKGVFLTCKAVIGEMLERKFGRIVNIASIAGKEGNPTLIPYSATKAAVICLTKALAKEVAGKGDITVNSISPAVVHTKILDNISKTTLDYMLSKIPMGRTGKIEEIAALVHFLSSREASFTTGQCYDISGGRATY encoded by the coding sequence ATGAGTACACAGGACTTTTTCAGTTTGAAAAGCCAGAATGCTATTGTTACCGGCGGGGGACAGGGAATCGGTGAAGGAATTGCACGCCGGTTCGCCGCGGCAGGCGCGCGCGTCGCTGTGCTGGATTTGAAAGAAGATCTTGTACGCCCGGTCGCGGAATCTGTAGGCGGCATGGGGGTTGAATGTGACGTCTCATCAGCTTCGTCAGTCGAGAATGCCATTGGCAAAGTCCGCCGGCAGCTTGGACCCATTGATATTCTGGTGAATAACGCAGGGATTGCTGGCAGAACGCTGCCGCTCACGGAACTGGACGAACAGGACCTCGACCGTGTTTATGCTGTAAACCTTAAGGGCGTTTTCCTGACGTGCAAGGCGGTGATCGGCGAAATGCTTGAAAGGAAATTCGGACGCATTGTGAACATTGCCTCCATCGCCGGAAAAGAAGGCAACCCGACGCTGATTCCTTACTCGGCCACCAAAGCGGCGGTGATTTGCCTGACCAAGGCGCTGGCCAAGGAAGTTGCGGGAAAAGGTGACATCACCGTCAACAGCATTTCGCCTGCGGTCGTTCACACCAAGATACTGGACAATATCTCGAAGACCACCTTGGATTACATGCTCAGCAAGATTCCGATGGGGCGCACGGGAAAGATTGAAGAGATTGCTGCCCTGGTGCATTTTCTCAGTTCGCGCGAAGCGTCTTTCACTACAGGACAGTGTTATGACATCTCCGGGGGCCGCGCTACATATTGA
- a CDS encoding L-rhamnonate dehydratase, translating to MKITEVRTRVVEWRGKTVPPQPHFCTNPMDLLELQSDPMGSFRFHGWLIVEVFTDSGHVGIGDAALAPRVTKSLIDLYLKPILIGANPFDCEFLWQHMYRRTMAFGRKGVGMVAISAVDIALWDLLGQILKQPVFRLLGGKTKQKIPVYASRLYSQPLDDLAREAKQYKDQGYRAMKLRFGWGPVDGAAGMQKNLELLRTAREAIGDDIDLMADAYMGWTLDYARRMIPLTAKYNLRWLEEPVIPDDIAGYAALKALNVVPISGGEHEFTLYGFRQLLEAKAIDYIQFDTNRVGGITQARKIQAIAEAFEVPVIPHAGQMHNFHVVMASYNSPMAEFFPPVDVEVGNELFWYIFKGEPMPVDGCIELNEDLPGLGLTINEEGLKRFDIIE from the coding sequence GTGAAGATCACTGAAGTTCGAACCCGGGTTGTTGAATGGAGAGGCAAAACTGTGCCGCCGCAGCCGCACTTTTGCACGAATCCCATGGACCTGCTTGAACTGCAGTCGGATCCGATGGGCTCTTTCCGGTTTCACGGCTGGCTCATCGTGGAGGTATTTACGGACAGCGGCCACGTTGGGATCGGGGATGCGGCGCTTGCTCCCCGCGTAACCAAATCTCTGATCGACCTTTATTTGAAGCCGATTCTGATTGGGGCCAATCCGTTCGATTGCGAATTTCTCTGGCAGCACATGTACCGCCGCACCATGGCGTTTGGCAGGAAAGGAGTTGGCATGGTTGCCATCAGCGCGGTGGACATCGCGCTCTGGGACCTGCTGGGCCAGATCCTTAAACAGCCGGTCTTCCGCCTGCTGGGCGGGAAGACCAAGCAGAAGATTCCGGTGTATGCCAGCCGCCTTTACAGCCAACCGCTCGACGATCTGGCCCGCGAAGCAAAGCAGTATAAGGACCAGGGGTACCGTGCTATGAAGCTGCGGTTCGGATGGGGCCCCGTGGATGGCGCCGCTGGAATGCAGAAGAACCTTGAACTGCTGCGGACCGCGCGGGAAGCAATCGGCGATGACATTGACCTGATGGCGGACGCTTACATGGGCTGGACGCTGGATTATGCGCGGCGAATGATTCCGTTGACGGCTAAATACAATCTGCGTTGGCTGGAAGAACCCGTGATTCCGGATGACATTGCCGGCTATGCCGCGCTGAAGGCGTTGAATGTGGTTCCCATCTCCGGAGGCGAGCACGAGTTTACGCTTTATGGCTTTCGGCAGCTTCTTGAGGCCAAGGCCATCGACTACATCCAGTTTGACACTAATCGAGTGGGCGGCATCACCCAGGCGCGGAAAATTCAAGCGATTGCTGAAGCGTTTGAAGTTCCGGTCATTCCGCACGCCGGCCAGATGCACAACTTCCATGTGGTGATGGCCAGCTACAACTCTCCGATGGCCGAATTCTTTCCTCCAGTGGACGTAGAAGTCGGCAATGAACTCTTCTGGTATATTTTTAAAGGCGAGCCAATGCCCGTTGACGGGTGCATCGAACTTAACGAGGACCTGCCAGGCCTTGGCCTGACCATAAACGAAGAGGGCCTCAAGCGGTTCGATATCATCGAATAG